GCGGGCCCCCTAGGGTTCACCGGGCCCGCGCGCCGGCGCACACTGTCTGCCATGGCCCATGGAGACATCACCCACATCGACATCCCCGTGTCCGACACCCGGCGCGCCACGGAGTTCTACGGGACGCTGTTCGGCTGGGACATCACCGAGTACCCCGGCTTCGAGGGCTACCCCATGTGGCGGGCGCCCAACCAGGTCAGCGGCGGCGGGCTCGCCCCGCGCAGCGAGGGCTTCACCCAGCCGCGCTCCACGGTGGAGGTCGACTCGATCGACGAGACCCTGGCGCGGGTCACCGAGCTCGGCGGCGAGGTGCTGGCCCCGAAGACCCCCATCGACGCCACCAGCTGGTGGGCCGTGTTCCGGGACCTGGACGGCAACGAGATCGGCCTCTACGAGGGCACGACGGCGTCCGGACAGTGACGCTCGCCCCGCCCCGACCGCGGGGCGGTCAGGTGAGCTGCAGCGTGGTCAGGCAGGTGGGGTCCCCCGCCCCGGTGGCGATGTCCGCGGTGGCGGACTTGCCCCTCGCCTCCACCGTGATGGTGCCCTCGATGCCCGCCGGCAGCCACAGGCCCACGAAGCCGTTGGCGTAGGTGGTGCGCTCCTCGTCCACGAGCACCTCGCCGTCCGCGGCCGTGACG
This genomic window from Citricoccus sp. SGAir0253 contains:
- a CDS encoding VOC family protein translates to MAHGDITHIDIPVSDTRRATEFYGTLFGWDITEYPGFEGYPMWRAPNQVSGGGLAPRSEGFTQPRSTVEVDSIDETLARVTELGGEVLAPKTPIDATSWWAVFRDLDGNEIGLYEGTTASGQ